The Ornithorhynchus anatinus isolate Pmale09 unplaced genomic scaffold, mOrnAna1.pri.v4 scaffold_224_arrow_ctg1, whole genome shotgun sequence genomic sequence gggccacgtcctcccacggtcctggaatgccctccttcctcacctccgacaatctaattctcatcctctcttcaaatccctacttaaagctcacctccaccaagaggccttcccagactgagacccccccttttttccctctgctccctctaccccctccacctctcggcagctaaaccctcttctctcccctttccctctcctcctccccctctcccgtcccatcccctcagcaatgtacttgcacgctcaactgtacatatcttcatcaccctatttattttgtttaatgaaatgtacatcaccctgattctatttatttgccattgtttttatgagatgttcttccccttgactctatttattgccattgttcttgtctgcctgtctcccccgattagactgtaagcccatccaagggcagggactgtctctatctgttgccgatttgtaccttccgagcacttagtacagtgctttgcacatagtaagcgctcaataaatactattgaatgaaatgaattgaatgaatgaataattcctttCTAGGTCCATTTAGTTGtggtagcagcatttattggacacctactggatgtagtgtactgtactagcatggtgtagtgtctagagcatgagtctgggagtcagagggtcgcgggttctaattcccactatgctgcttatctattgtgtgaccttgggtgaatctcatcttttctctgcacctgttacctcagctgtaaaatggggattgaactgggacccctatgtgggacagggactgtgtccaaaccaaatttcttgtattcaccccagtgctaagaacagtatctggaacaaagtaagcacttaactaataccatgattaatattatcatgattattattactaagcacttgggatgtacaaaacaaagaagtggaacattccccgtccacaaggagcatcCACTTtatagggagggacagacatcttCAGGATCCCTAGCTAGTCTGAGACTTCTTATCGGGGACTCCATGCAGCACAGACCAAGGAAGGCAACAGAGCCAGCTGAGATCATTTCAACCATTGAGAGGTAATCGTTATGTTGGAGGGGCTTAGGATAAAGAGGGGGGAGTactttttcctcctatttgtaaattactttAGGATTAGGATCTCACTTAATAGATTGCAATCTTCTtatggcagagatcatatcttcaTTTTCATTTGTTCTCTCCGTTGTTAGTGCAGCATCCTCCACAttttaggtgctcagtcaattccactgattgaccgaaGAGATGGGATGGAACCTGACAGTGTAATGTTTGGGGCTTAGCCAGTTTCCCAAAGCTTTCACAAGGATGACCCAATGTTTCATCCTGTTATTAGCAGCTTAGCTCagtgatccatccatccattactGGGTCACTACAGTGGTTTGTGGGGTCAATACTCTGACCCCACAAGGGCTGCAGGATATTTAAAGGAACCATGTGATGGGTATACTCTTTAATAGCTAATAAACCTACTTGTTGAGGATGCTAATGGTGGTGGATATCACCACAATCAGTTGCAGCAAGAGGAAGTTGAGATAGACACCAGAAAGCACTTTCTGACCATTAGGAGGATTGAGCATTTAGAAGAAGTTTCCTGGAACTGGTGGAAATAATGCCCTCAAACGGcatccatgttacagatgaactCCCCCTGGGGCGAGAGTAGCAGAGAGCAATGGAAAATTGAATaggaatttatcattattaataataataacaataacagtatatGTTAATCCCtttgtctaagccctggggtagatacaaggtaatcatgttggacacatctctgtcccaaataggacagccttaatcccctctttagaggtgagagaatggaggcatagagaagttaagtgatttgcccaaggtgacagagcagacaagtggtggagccaggattagaacccatgtcctctgactcccaagctcgtgctcttgtcattagcccatgctgcttctcatgaaatgcATTTTATTCTGACTGATTCCACCCATGAAAGGGAAGAATGcaagatgggagtcagagaaaggaaTTAGAAGGCAGGACGGGGGGTATGAGAatgtcatacacacacacacaagataaCTGGTCTGTGGATGGGATCTGGGATGTATCTGGGGCTTTAGAAAGCAACTTCTCTAAGCGTGTTTGCTGATAGGTAAATTTGAATCAACCCAATGGGGATAAATTCTGAGCTGAGCAAATCACTGAAGTAGCAGGGAGGGGAATCTGTACATTTGCAGAGATGTCCAAGGTGGAGTGTCAGAGTAGATTAATGCTCAGCAATTCACTTCCTCAGACATACACACACCAATcactccctgagggaggggagaggtgaggaaaagtggttgATAAATGGTGActcagccttaataataataataataatgttggtatttgttaagcgcttactatgtgcagagcactgttctaagcgttggggtaaacacaggggaatgaggttgtcccacgtggggctcacagtcttaatccccattttacagatgagggaactgaggcacagagaagttaagtgacttgcccacagtcacacagctgacaagtggcagagctgggattcgaactcatgagccctgactccaaagcccatgctctttccactgtgccacgctgcttctccttgtcctgCCAAGTCTGGCGGCCTTGTCCTGCCAGAGTCTAAGTGCCTGTGACCTGCCCTGCCCACCATCCCCGGTGATAAAGACGGGTGAGTAGGATACAGGCATCTCTCTGCTGGGGTGATTCCAGAGTCGGGGTCTAATAGAGAGAATTCACTGGGAAATGGGTTCTATGTGCTCAGACAGGGAGAAGTTAGAAGTTGTGGACACTGACATCATAAATTTTAACATAATAATTTTTTTCTCCAGACCAGTGGCTTGGCCAGGTCTGGGTTTGGACAGGAGGGTTTGACTTACTTATCTTTTCTTTTATGgtcttagttaagtgctttcaatgtactaggcactgttctaaaagctgggttaGTTTCAacataatcaaactggacacagtccatgtcccacatggggctcatagccttaatttccatattatagatgaggaaactaaggcccagagaggttaagtgacttggtcaaggtcacatagcagacaagcggaagagctggggttaggacccagctccttctgacttccaggtccatattttgtccactagaccactttgTTTCTTTACACTGTATATTTGCTTCATTCCCTCAATGGGAATTGATCCTCTACCAAATGACCCTGAAATACCTGGTCCCTTCTGAGCTTTGCTggaagctctttcattcattcattcaatagtatttattgagcgcttactatgtgcagagcactgtactaagcgcttgggatgaacaagtcggcaacagatagagacagtccctgccatttgacggggtaacagtctaatcgggggagacggacagacaagaacaatggcaataaacagcgtcaaggggaagaacatctcgtaaaaacaatggcaactaaatagaatcaaggcgatgtgcaattcattaacaaaataaatagggtaacgaaaatatatacagatgagcggacgggtacagtgctgtggggatgggaagggagaggtggaggagcagagggaaaaggggaaaatgaggctttagctgcggagaggtaaaggggggatggcagagggagtagagggggaagaggagctcagtctgggaaggcctcttggaggaggtgatttttaagtaaggttttgaagagggaaagagaatcagtttggcggaggtgaggagggagggcgttccaggaccgcgggaggacgtgacccaggggtcgacggggggataggcgagaccgagggacggcgaggaggtgggcggcagaggagcggagtgtgcggggtgggcggtagaaagagagaagggaggagaggtaggaaggggcaaggtgatggagagccttgaagcctagagtgaggagtttttgtttggagcggaggtcgataggcaaccactggagttgtttaagaaggggagtgacatgcccagatcgtttctgcaggaagatgagccgggcagcggagtgaagaatagaccggagcagggcgagagaggaggaagggaggtcagagagaaggctgacacagtagtctagccgggatataacgagagcccgtaatagtaaggtagacgtttgggtggagaggaaagggcggatcttggcgatattgtagaggtgaaaccggcaggtcttggtaacggataggatgtgtggggtgaacgagagggacgagtcaaggatgacaccgagattgcgggcctgcgggatgggaaggatggtcgtgccatccacggtgatggagaagtctgggagcggaccgggcttgggagggaagatgaggagctcagtcttgctcatgttgagttttaggtggcgggccgacatccaggtggagacgtcccggaggcaggaggagatgcgggcctgaagggagggggagaggacaggggcggagatgtagatctgcgtgtcatctgcgtagagatggtagtcaaagccgtgagagcggatgagttcaccgagggagtgagtgtaaatggagaacagaagagggcaagaactgacccttgaggaactccaacagttaaaggatgggagggggaggaggctccagcgtaggagaccgagaatgatcggccagagacgtaagaggagaaccaggagaggacagagtccgtgaagccaaggtgagataaggtatggaggaggaggggatggtcgacagtgtcaaaggcagcagagaggtcaaggaggatcagaatggagtaggagccattggatttggcaagaaggaggtcatgggtgaccttagagagagcagtctcggtagagtggaggggatggaagccagattggagggggtctaggagagaatgggagttaaggaattctaggcatcgattgtagacgactcgttctaagattttggaaaggaagggtagtagggagataggacgataactggagggggaagtggggtcaagagcgggtttttttaggatgggtgagacgtgggcgtgtttgaaggcagaggggaaggagcccttggagattgagtggttaaaaatagaagttaaggaagggaggagggcaggggcgatggttttaagaaggtgagagggaatggggtccgaggcgcaggtggagggggtggcacttgcgaggagggaggagatctcctctgaggatactgcagggaaggatgggaaagtaggggagggggttgttgggggggaggggagaggcggaggggtgactttggggagctcagacctgatcgtgttgattttcgtgaggaaataggtggccagatcattaggggtgagagatgtgggagggggaggaacagggggcctaaggagagagttaaaggtccggaacaatcggcgggggtgacgggcatgggtgtcgatgagggaggagaagaatctttgcctggcggaggagagggcagagttaaggcaggaaaggataaatttgaagtgtgtgaggagcTCTCAACATGGATGCGGGAGATTCTGCCAGAGGGAAACTGTGGAGATGGGGGCTGTGGTCAGActgggacctctagactgtaagctcactgtggacagggactgtgtctgtttcttgctatatactctcccaagccattagtatagtgctctgcacagtgtaagcactcaataaatacaatttactgactaACTGAATTGGATTAAGGATTCCTGGGTCTCTCCCAGCTCTGATTGCCCCTGCACTCAgaatttaagctctttgagggaaaggattgcctctatcatactctctcaagagcttagttcagtgttttgtacataataGCTGCTCAATCAAGactattagattgtaatctccttgagggcagggatcaagtctgttaacttttgtactctctcaagctcctggtacagtgctgtgctcttaATAGGTGCTCACTCAATACTAATGATTAACTGATAGGAGTGTGGAGTCAGAGAGGCcattccaggctctgtcactgatGGGTGGTAGAGGCCTATGTGAGCCTCCAATTGTGTAAGGAACTGCAGCATATCGGGTGCCTGACATTAACAATTTTTAGGCTACTGGCTTGAGGCCTAGAGGTGGAAACTTGCaccctataataatgatagtaataattatgacatttgtcaagcacttactatgttccaagcactgatctaagtgtaggggtagacacagggtattcaggttgtcccacgtggggctcacagtcttaatcccattttacagatgaggtaactgaggcacagagaagtgaagtggcttgtccaaggtcacacagaagacaagtggcatagccaggtttagaacctacgtCCAAGACGGCgctctttcccactaagccacacggcttctggaACAGATTGCTCATTTTTCCACTACTTCATTTCCTCGGAAATATCCTGAGAGCTGTCTTCTTTTAGTGTGAATGCTAATTCTTATCTGTTCACCCATCATTTCAACCCTCCCTGCTTTCATTTGTACATTGGCAGAAAATAAATGTTTAAAGGGGGTTAAGAAACATTATTGGACAAGGAGTTCATATCGTATTCCTGGAGAGTACGTTAAGGACGTTAGAATGTTACGGACGTTAGATGTTTCATTCTCTTAGCAGTGATTTCCAAGATGTCAACGTTTTCATTGTTTACCAGAGGATTGTTACCTGTCAATCAGAATCTTGGACTGGATAGACCAGTGGTGGGATTTAAAAGTCCCCATTcagttttcctcctcccatctttcctCACCAATTTCCTACTGAAAGCCAAATAGATGGACTTTAtcccctctaacaccaaccaactcatTCTACATCAATCTTATCTACATTGCCAATGACCCCTTGTCCATGCCCttcaaatccctcccccttcatttatgaCAGTCTACAACTTTCCagtttcaaaactttattaagtcaaaccttctccaagaggccttccccagttaagcccttatttcctccactcctcctttctcctgaatattgtaagcacttactcctgaactctttaagcacttgatgttcacccactCTTAGCCCAGCTCTTTCAtagaaatccataatttatttgaatttccatctctcctgctagactgtaaggtgatTAAGGGCAGTCAAAGTACTTACCACTtttattgtcttgttttttttccagGACCTTAGTAGAacactctacacacaataagtgctcaataaatacactttatTGATTGGTCTGACTGAGTAGGGAAATCCCTGATCCTGATTTTTGGATGGTATCCATTAATCTTCTTTAAATATGTGCTAAACCTGCCAATAATTTTGCTTCAGGAATATGGGTCCTGATAGTAATCATGTGTTCAAAcgaatctctctcccttctctacttttccttctctctaggCTGTTCTGCAAATGGCTTCTGCTGATCCTGACTGAGATTTCCGAGAATGGATACCAGAAAAATCTCAACTGTGACCCTGATTCTGATAGAGATGGGCACTGGAGTCTCAGGAAATGTGTTTCTCCTCCTGGTATCTGTCCGTACGGTTTCCACCAACCACAAGCCCAGCTCCTCAGAACGGAACCTCATCCACTTAGCTTTGGCCAACATCCTGATGCTCCTCACCAGGGGAATCCCCGAGACCATGGCAGCTGGGGGGTGGAGAAATTTCTTGGATGTTGTAGGGTGTAAAATCCTCTTTTATTTTCACCGAGTggcttgtgctctctctctttgtaccacctgcctcctgagcatcttccaggccatcaccatcagctcCGGCACCTCCAGGTGGGCAGCAGTCAAATCCAAATTGCACAAGTGCatcatcccctcctgcctcctctcctgggtcGTCAATCTCCTGGTCAATGTCACAGGACTCATATACATTTCAGGGCCGCTGAACACCACCAGAAATACAGTACTTCCGAATTACTGTTCTTCTGTCAGTGTCACTGCAGGAATCACCTTGGTCAATGCAATTGTGCTTTCTCTGCGGGATCTCTTCTTTGTGGGAACCATGAGTGTGGCCAGCAGCTACATGGTGTTCATCCTGCAtagacaccaccggcaggtccgcCACCTCCATGGGCTGGGACGGTCCCCCAAGGAGATGCCCGAGGTCAGAACGGCCAAGAGGGTCATCGCCCTCGTCACCCTCTATGTCCTcctctctgggagagatgcagccACGCTAAGCAGTTTGCTCAAGGGGAGAGAAAATTCTCCTGAGTTGGTCAGCAGCCACTTGGTTTTGACTTTCACCTTCTTGGCCTTCAGTCTGTTCCTATTGATTCACAGTAACCAGAGGATGAGAATGTTCCGAAAGAGGAAATCTCCCATTTCCAATGCTGATGGCATCCCAAGTCCCAGAGATGGCATGTTCTCCCCTCCGGTCACTCCATGAGAAACtccaggtgggaggggacagggatcaGGGGAAGCAAACAGACCAGAGATGCCCCAGAGGCATCTGCCTGTGCCCCTTACTGTCCATTCCCATACTGATCCCTGAACTTCCCTGGAATCAAAAATAGACTGGCTTCAAAGTGgtcaccactcattcattcattcaatagtatttattgagcgcttactatgtgcagagcactgtactaagcgcttggaatgtacaattt encodes the following:
- the ORNANAV1R3070 gene encoding vomeronasal 1 receptor ornAnaV1R3070 isoform X1: MDTRKISTVTLILIEMGTGVSGNVFLLLVSVRTVSTNHKPSSSERNLIHLALANILMLLTRGIPETMAAGGWRNFLDVVGCKILFYFHRVACALSLCTTCLLSIFQAITISSGTSRWAAVKSKLHKCIIPSCLLSWVVNLLVNVTGLIYISGPLNTTRNTVLPNYCSSVSVTAGITLVNAIVLSLRDLFFVGTMSVASSYMVFILHRHHRQVRHLHGLGRSPKEMPEVRTAKRVIALVTLYVLLSGRDAATLSSLLKGRENSPELVSSHLVLTFTFLAFSLFLLIHSNQRMRMFRKRKSPISNADGIPSPRDGMFSPPVTP